A single Paenibacillus kribbensis DNA region contains:
- a CDS encoding stalk domain-containing protein, with amino-acid sequence MKHIQRKMMRKLGVGAVALSLLLSTLPAVAADSSDKTILELRLQSGSNTAIVNGQKANITKPYSKSGGLMVPAGVFKKAFNSKIRLAEDNVVKISSGSRIVSLTIGSRTAWVRGHKVTLPAPPEMSSGILMVPLRQVAEGLGGKLEKNGAGIIIRMEAQEEAGTVAEETPNIDNDEGKTQIGNSYYEWSMNYPTGLVIGQGGGDESISTFMDENSAYYMEVHAASQPVPLNADDLLQQLVQSAKETGETVVDRKSFPKAKVPYARVITKDADGVLWENRQYYDNGRLYVIYFSDAKATNYKDLAQYAVLLNSFKTSFNTQDKSIKDLSTVVGGTREAGNSDYGVSLSIPAGWKMDDQRMQYESNDGSSFHMKVTSAPADGKLESWSQQLQKWLSDSFVSTAYEAQKTYPMKVAGVEGLVQEYRYNFGDGWVKQYNVLIQQNGYRYLAEYAVPEKVSKGNDQFNALISSLQIDFQTVASNFGQLEEDDYLTDKTKTVKKTSKAYEYSVNIPRFWTAVSDQFELGDVEYKFTGGRFSIKIDNDQSFELTVSQLKDFYDKQGKNYKNLKVEEVKDVTFAGVPAVSFTFHRVEEGIGYTGHQIVLEHNGKTFTVTTTLNDANNTAVQSNALDSTLNSFMFVK; translated from the coding sequence GTGAAGCATATTCAAAGAAAAATGATGCGTAAGCTGGGGGTCGGCGCAGTCGCATTGTCCCTTCTGCTGTCCACTTTGCCTGCAGTCGCAGCAGATAGTAGTGATAAAACCATATTGGAGTTGCGTCTGCAAAGCGGCAGCAATACAGCCATCGTGAACGGTCAGAAGGCGAATATTACGAAGCCGTACTCGAAGAGTGGCGGACTTATGGTTCCGGCAGGTGTGTTTAAAAAGGCATTTAACAGCAAAATTCGGCTGGCTGAGGATAATGTAGTTAAAATCAGCAGCGGATCTCGTATCGTATCGCTGACTATTGGCAGCCGTACAGCCTGGGTGAGAGGCCACAAGGTGACCCTTCCCGCTCCGCCGGAAATGTCTTCAGGTATCCTTATGGTGCCCTTGCGTCAAGTAGCAGAAGGGCTTGGCGGCAAGCTGGAGAAGAATGGTGCAGGTATCATCATTCGGATGGAAGCGCAAGAAGAGGCGGGTACGGTAGCTGAAGAGACGCCGAACATTGATAATGACGAGGGCAAGACGCAGATCGGGAACAGTTACTACGAATGGTCCATGAACTATCCTACAGGACTCGTCATTGGTCAGGGAGGTGGAGATGAGAGTATTTCCACGTTTATGGACGAAAATAGCGCGTATTATATGGAAGTCCATGCAGCGTCACAGCCAGTTCCACTGAATGCAGATGATCTGTTGCAACAATTGGTACAGAGTGCCAAAGAAACGGGAGAAACGGTCGTAGATCGAAAATCCTTCCCGAAAGCAAAGGTGCCTTATGCTCGTGTTATTACGAAGGATGCGGACGGCGTATTGTGGGAAAATCGTCAATATTATGATAACGGACGATTATATGTGATTTATTTTTCCGATGCCAAAGCAACGAACTATAAAGATCTGGCCCAATATGCGGTACTATTAAATTCTTTCAAAACCTCCTTTAATACGCAGGATAAGAGCATCAAAGACCTGTCCACCGTCGTAGGAGGCACACGCGAGGCCGGGAATTCGGATTATGGTGTGTCACTGAGCATCCCCGCAGGCTGGAAAATGGATGATCAGCGGATGCAGTATGAGAGCAATGATGGATCAAGCTTCCATATGAAAGTAACCTCAGCTCCTGCGGATGGGAAATTGGAGAGCTGGAGTCAGCAGCTGCAAAAATGGCTGAGTGATTCATTTGTGTCCACAGCTTATGAGGCACAGAAGACATATCCAATGAAGGTTGCAGGTGTTGAAGGGTTGGTCCAGGAGTACCGATATAATTTTGGTGATGGATGGGTCAAGCAGTACAACGTGCTGATTCAGCAAAATGGATACCGTTACTTGGCGGAATACGCGGTGCCGGAAAAAGTAAGCAAAGGGAATGACCAGTTCAACGCACTCATTTCCTCGCTTCAAATTGATTTTCAGACCGTAGCGAGCAACTTTGGGCAGCTGGAAGAAGACGACTATCTGACAGACAAAACGAAAACGGTCAAAAAGACATCCAAGGCCTATGAATATTCGGTCAATATTCCGCGGTTTTGGACAGCGGTCAGCGACCAATTTGAATTAGGCGATGTAGAATACAAGTTTACTGGCGGTCGTTTTTCCATCAAAATTGACAATGATCAATCATTTGAGTTAACCGTGTCCCAGCTCAAGGACTTCTATGATAAACAAGGTAAAAACTATAAAAACCTCAAGGTTGAAGAAGTTAAGGACGTGACATTTGCTGGTGTTCCAGCCGTGTCCTTTACATTCCACCGTGTGGAGGAAGGCATTGGCTATACAGGCCACCAAATCGTTCTGGAGCATAATGGGAAAACATTTACCGTGACAACAACGTTAAATGATGCGAACAACACGGCTGTGCAGTCGAATGCACTGGATTCGACGCTCAATTCATTTATGTTTGTGAAGTAG